Proteins encoded together in one Plasmodium cynomolgi strain B DNA, chromosome 9, whole genome shotgun sequence window:
- a CDS encoding WD domain G-beta repeat domain containing protein (putative), whose amino-acid sequence MKNNKSGQHAGDTKTFNTCFDNVDLNWASLRNKRLNDGPGFSFFYEYAHDRSILSLSLDESGTHMATGSADHSIRLHNLKNLSTTKELYHKKCGHYDWVNEVFFTKRNEVLSGGLDGKICLWNTVYSCKPPKVNKIMNRSEYVEQEKKVSKVNFKAFTNVTTCKEMYAHHSTISDMKFDKKNEKCITSSYDKTLKLFDIKKFQQLAIYEGSHTHPITKFLWLKDKIISADKSGSVCVFDVESCQEMLQAKNTHSGNVGALNYFYLYRNGDSNFVNKLEDGKKKGSGAELEAAIFTGEDHLKQKQNSGRKQSTKKDTTQVTKAVNVLEKNNDHLNVHNEKIPLIVTGGQNDGIIKIRDFRIFHKYISCKKLHTASINSIVTYNVNNRTYIITCSADGYCYQFEIHSICSSNMNNYLKKIAVKEPILSARYIGNHLLLVGSAFGNLFLLNFADCSESHLTLGQKKNLTAVGEGPHRLSALDGKDNGQAALTSEEGANPNKDILWAFGACRKGGINCIECIFVYDEKKACANEFEICNIVTGGDDGLPCLLSIPNSYV is encoded by the exons ATGAAGAATAACAAAAGTGGACAACATGCCGGGGACACGAAGACATTCAACACGTGCTTCGATAACGTAGATTTGAACTGGGCCTCTTTAAGAAACAAAAGGTTGAACGATGGGCCGggtttctccttcttctatGAGTACGCGCATGACCGGTCGATATTGTCTCTTTCGTTGGACGAGAGTG GCACCCACATGGCCACAGGCAGCGCGGACCACTCCATCCGCCTACACAACCTGAAAAACCTGTCCACCACGAAAGAACTATACCATAAGAAGTGCGGGCACTACGACTGGGTGAATGAGGTGTTCTTTACCAAAAGAAATGAAGTACTTTCGGGGGGGCTTGATGGAAAGATATGTCTGTGGAATACGGTTTACTCATGCAAACCTCCAaaagtgaataaaattatgaaccGTTCAGAATATGttgaacaagaaaaaaaagtcagcAAAGTGAATTTTAAAGCTTTTACTAATGTAACAACATGCAAAGAAATGTATGCACACCACTCCACCATTAGTGACATGaagtttgataaaaaaaacgaaaaatgtaTAACGAGCAGTTACGATAAAACGTTAAAACTTTTCGACATAAAGAAGTTTCAACAGCTAGCCATTTATGAAGGAAGCCACACACATCCCATAACGAAATTTTTATGgttaaaagataaaataatatcCGCAGATAAAAGCGGAAGTGTGTGCGTCTTCGATGTGGAAAGTTGTCAGGAAATGCTGCAGGCGAAAAATACACACTCTGGAAATGTAGGCgctttgaattatttttacctaTACAGAAATGGTGACTCcaattttgtgaacaaaCTTGaggatggtaaaaaaaagggaagtggCGCAGAACTCGAAGCAGCCATTTTCACAGGTGAAGATCATTTGAAGCAAAAGCAGAACAGCGGTAGGAAGCAGTCAACCAAGAAAGATACCACTCAAGTCACAAAAGCGGTTAATGtactggaaaaaaataatgaccaCTTAAACGTACATAATGAGAAAATCCCTTTAATAGTAACAGGAGGACAAAACGATGGAATAATCAAAATTAGAGACTTTCgaatttttcacaaataCATTAGCTGCAAAAAGTTGCACACAGCTAGCATCAATTCGATCGTAACGTATAATGTTAACAATAGGACGTATATCATTACCTGTTCCGCTGATGGGTATTGCTACCAATTCGAGATCCACAGTATTTGCTCATCAAATATGAACaattatttgaagaaaattgcCGTTAAAGAACCTATTCTTTCTGCGAGGTATATTGGAAACCACCTCCTGTTGGTTGGCTCAGCTTTTGGAAATTTATTCCTCCTAAATTTTGCTGACTGTTCAGAGAGTCACTTAACTttgggacaaaaaaagaatttgacTGCTGTTGGGGAGGGGCCTCACCGGTTAAGTGCCCTAGATGGAAAGGACAATGGGCAAGCCGCATTGACCTCAGAGGAGGGCGCCAACCCGAACAAGGACATCTTGTGGGCCTTTGGCGCCTGCAGAAAAGGCGGCATTAACTGCATAGAATGCATTTTTGTATAcgacgaaaaaaaggcgtgTGCAAATGAATTCGAAATTTGTAACATCGTGACGGGGGGAGACGACGGGCTGCCTTGCTTGCTGTCCATCCCCAATTCGTATGTGTAG
- a CDS encoding hypothetical protein (putative), giving the protein MANSSTLFKAFVIGSPVCILLLNEIKRVKHLRDDEKLNKSLFIKNFHISNITKKGQNGDDHRREPKFSEANVPEEEEEVLNYFYGKAWGYTTDYEIDLSLNTGDLIFIKHDLENVNLIKKALLKMNRYVQQRSNSSNSVEDYDEVGIILKKHNISYVYIQNVLNGKDKLIRYSHFLQKYKPTVLSLRRFVTDDEHIKKELHKNILQSVQRQEQTNISSSSILFNILRNLCKQRILIRPNVNDSPPKKDCLCNDSHSMCKQISYNIDMNNLINMLIFRSFNLFFYFVSYMNEQALKSNSLPRKHVLLQNVSSDMPNRGKGNSCIIDKQNGLQGYEFPLGNSLTRFEFIEGDSQEVKPVAKEIENFLTLLLENEYTLMDSMEYMNKVQRKGRNHSTENAHKEGQINHFADKMKKKIEKVSLMFKRFSVTNSHVYEIYRNTNLLPSIKNYDPHPSLFLCLNNFYKPINGKSIQRDTFNVPKLTNLFHVRQEEAEKLQRYFYQFNRVPKS; this is encoded by the exons ATGGCCAACTCCTCTACCCTCTTTAAAGCATTCGTAATCGGGTCCCCAGTCTGCATACTCCTActtaatgaaataaaaagagtgAAGCATCTAAGAGACGACGAAAAGTTAAACAAAAGcttgtttataaaaaatttccacatAAGTAACATTACCAAGAagggacaaaatggagatgaTCACAGAAGGGAACCCAAGTTTAGCGAAGCCAATGTcccggaggaggaagaagaagtgctGAACTACTTTTACGGCAAAGCATGGGGATACACCACCGATTATGAAATTGATTTGAGCTTAAATACAGGAGAtctaatttttataaagcaCGACTtagaaaatgtaaatttaattaaaaaggctcttctaaaaatgaacagatatGTGCAACAGAGAAGCAACAGCAGTAACAGTGTGGAGGATTATGACGAGGTGGggatcattttaaaaaaacacaacatCAGTTATGTGTATATTCAAAATGTCCTAAATGGAAAAGACAAATTAATTCGCTATTCTCACTTTCTGCAAAAATATAAGCCCACCGTTTTATCTCTCAGAAGATTTGTAACGGATGAtgaacacataaaaaaggagttacataaaaatattttacaaagtGTGCAGCGACAGGAACAAACGAATATAAGTagttcctccattttgtttaatatTTTGCGTAATCTCTGTAAGCAAAGGATACTCATACGTCCCAATGTGAACGActctccccccaaaaaagatTGCCTTTGTAATGATAGCCATTCCATGTGTAAGCAAATAAGCTACAATATAGACATGAACAACTTAATTAATATGCTCATCTTCCGAtcgtttaatttgttcttttattttgtttcgtACATGAATGAACAAGCTTTGAAAAGTAATTCACTTCCCCGTAAACATgttcttttgcaaaatgtcTCCTCGGATATGCCCAACAGGGGGAAAGGGAACTCCTGCATAATTGACAAACAAAATGGCCTACAAGGTTATGAGTTCCCACTGGGTAATTCCTTGACGCGATTTGAATTTATCGAGGGGGATTCTCAAGAGGTGAAGCCAG TCGCCAAAGAAATAGAGAATTTCCTCACGCTGCTTCTCGAAAATGAATACACACTGATGGACTCCATGGAGTATATGAACAAAGTGCAGCGGAAGGGAAGAAACCACTCAACGGAGAATGCTCACAAGGAAGGACAGATAAACCATTTTGcagataaaatgaaaaagaaaatcgaaaaggtCTCTCTAATGTTTAAAAGATTCTCCGTAACAAATTCTCATGTTTATGAAATTTACAGAAATACGAATTTGCTGCCctctataaaaaattatgatccTCACCCTTCtctctttttatgtttaaacaatttttataaacccATCAACGGGAAGAGTATACAGCGTGATACGTTCAACGTTCCCAAGCTGACCAACCTGTTTCACGTAAGGCAGGAAGAAGCCGAGAAGTTGCAGAGATATTTCTACCAGTTTAATAGGGTCCCCAAGTCGTAG
- a CDS encoding circumsporozoite-protein related antigen (putative) produces the protein MKLLTAVFLLFCAILCDPALGDNVNGLGGPPSKKKTPKSKSPEPLIDVHELIGEMVRKEEELINANKKKSKYKLATTILASALGVVSAVLLGGAGLVFYNAGNGRHPFSLGGGKGGDATPSEPAPAAGEPVGK, from the exons ATGAAACTCTTAACAgccgtttttcttcttttttgcgccATCCTTTGTGACCCTGCGTTGGGAGATAATGTAAATGGGTTAGGTGGACCCCCcagcaagaaaaaaaccCCCAAGAGCA AATCCCCAGAACCTCTCATCGATGTGCACGAGTTGATAGGCGAAATGGTtagaaaagaagaggaacTCATAAACGCGAATAAGAAGAAATCCAAGTATAAACTGGCAACAACGATTCTTGCTTCAGCCCTAGGTGTTGTATCAGCAGTGCTCTTAGGAGGTGCCGGATTAGTCTTTTATAATGCCGGAAACGGAAGACACCCATTCTCCCTTGGAGGTGGAAAGGGCGGCGATGCTACTCCCTCTGAACCAGCCCCAGCTGCAGGGGAACCAgtaggaaaataa